From the Lathyrus oleraceus cultivar Zhongwan6 chromosome 4, CAAS_Psat_ZW6_1.0, whole genome shotgun sequence genome, one window contains:
- the LOC127135117 gene encoding auxin-responsive protein IAA33 — MNPHKQTLFSYDRQIWKQDHRTQKNIIGASSSSSNNSSSLADFHGSRNYNNLLEDDDLVSTVVPAVTVVLEGRSICQRISLHNHDSYQSLAVALRQMFVDCTDEDGGGDRHLDLSNAIPGHVIAYEDMENDLLLAGDLTWKDFVRVAKRIRVLPAKGNSRKRSIS; from the exons ATGAACCCCCACAAACAAACCCTTTTCAGTTATGACCGTCAAATATGGAAACAAGATCATAGAACACAGAAGAATATCATAGgtgcatcatcatcatcttcaaatAACTCTTCATCTTTAGCTGATTTCCATGGCAGCAGAAACTACAACAATCTGCTTGAAGATGACGATCTAGTCTCTACTGTAGTACCTGCTGTTACGGTTGTGCTGGAGGGCCGTTCGATCTGCCAACGCATCAGTCTGCATAACCATGATAGCTACCAGAGTCTCGCTGTGGCTCTACGGCAGATGTTTGTGGATTGCACCGACGAGGACGGTGGCGGTGATCGTCATCTTGATCTGTCTAATGCCATTCCCGGTCATGTTATTGCATATGAAGACATGGAAAATGATCTTCTTCTTGCTGGTGATCTTACCTGGAA AGATTTTGTACGTGTGGCAAAGAGAATTCGGGTGCTTCCGGCAAAGGGGAACTCAAGGAAGAGAAGTATAAGCTAG